From the Lactuca sativa cultivar Salinas chromosome 9, Lsat_Salinas_v11, whole genome shotgun sequence genome, the window gagccgtggtcttcgccctgaaaatttggaggcactacttgtacggtacaaagtgcaccatcttcacggaccacaaaagtctccagcacatcttgaaccagaaagagttgaacatgaggcaacgaagatgggttgaattgttgaacaattacgagtgtgaaatcaagtaccacccgggcaaggccaacgtggtagccgatgcattaagtcggaaggagtactcaaatcGTCGTACAAAAACTCTCTCTATAACTATCCAATCTCACTTAGCCACTCAAATTGCGGTAGCCCAGTCGGAGGCAATGAAAGTGGAAAACAGGGCAAACgaagcattgcgcgggatggagaagaacctagaggcaaaggagaatggagtatactacttcacgaaccgtatttgggtccctaaaatcggaggatttaaggaggtagttatgaaggaagcccacaagacgcgatactccattcatcctggttcagacaagatgtatttggatattaaacaacactattggtggcctaacatgaaggcggaaattgctacctacgttagtaagtgccttacgtgtgccaagataaaggtggaataccagaatccctcagggttattacaacaaccggtaattcctgagtggaaatgggaggggatttctatggatttcgtgaccaagctacccaaaacgtcggatggactagacaccatatgggtaataatcgaccgactgacgaaatctacccatttcctgccaatcaaagaatcctacaagatggagagattgacgcgtttatacgttcgagaaatcgtgagactccacgaagtgccaatatctatcatctcggatagggacagtaggttcacttcacgtttttggcaatcactccataaggcaatgggaactcatctcgacatgagcaccacttatcatccgcaaacggatggtcaaagctaacgaaccatccaaacgctcgaagacatgcttcgcgcgtgcgtgatagactttgggaagtcttgggatacccacctacctttaatcgaattctcgtgtaacaatagttatcattcgagcatcaaggtggctcctttcgaagcattgTACGGgagtaaatgtagatcaccgttatgttgggctgaggtgggtgatacccaactagcaaaaacACACACGTCGGACaaagcactaacgggaccggagatcattcacgaaaccacggaaaagatcgtccaaatcagggctcgattacaagcatcgcgtgaccgacaaaagagctacgccgataaacggcgaaatcccttagagtttcaggtcggtcatcgagtattgttgaaagtctcaccctggaaaggggttatacgtttcggaaaacggggaaaactgaacccacgatacattggacctttcgagatcgtcgcccgaataggtccagtgacgtataagctgcagctacccacagagctaaacagtgttcaccccgtgttccatgtctctaatctaaagaagtgtctatcagatgaaacactcgtcattccccttggcgagatcgaaatcaacgagaatctcctgttcgttgaagaaccaatcgaaatcatggacagggaggtgaagcgtactaagcaaagtcgcatcccgatcgtgaaagtacggtggaacgcaaagcgtgggccagaattcacgtgggaacacgAAGAataaatgaagcaaaagtaccctcacctattctagcattctcaaatctagctttcaaacagaatttcgggacgaaattccctctaacggggggatgatgtcacaactagaaattttgtgtcttgtaatcactatactcaagtaaaatgttgaatcaaaaacttaagagcatgtatgatgcttactttatgacatcAAAAATTGCAAtctaatacaccatacaagcactacaaatagtcaacaagcaattggaaaccctagaagttcttgtttaggtccattttggactaggacttccttattggactcaatggaccaataagcttccaatttgactatcatgggtttagaacCTTTTAATGGGCTCTAAATGaacctactttcatttattcCAACAATTTGGGCCACATTAGGCCTATAATGGAATAAATCAACTTCATGAAACATTATGGGCCATAATTAacttaaactagcccaacaaagtataaaaaaaaatcacacttatatcttATAATCATCCAAACTAACTCTattattgggcttaggggcattaaagcccaaaactTTCCTTTCCTTTTAAAAATTTCGGCCCAAAAGCCCAAGACCAAAGATGAAGAGTTGACTTcatcatgccacctcattattaccttttggttctccatgcaacatgtctcatacttccatgcaaacatcacctcaaggtctcttcttcttcctctctctctcattctcggccgaacacacacacacatacactcacaaaattcatttcatcctcGCTAAGTTGTGAAGAACATCTCCTCCTTCCCTCTCCTAAAATTTTCGAGGTTTAAGTGCATTccaaggagatttttcacaaaaatcaccatccaaggtaaggttatactaaattctatgatctaggttccttgatctatctaaaatctcttcttaactctcatgaaatcataaacttgtgtcttagaacccctcaaactcgagatcttcaagaaaagggtgctaaggccaaaaatcacttcatttcttccatcttttctccaaaaaccgaaaccacaccctaaggtgagcttcatactccctatttttctgttttataagttttgtaggggggggaatacaagtgaaagtgtagatctatatgtatttgtatgccttgtatgatttctatgcttatatgtgtgtttttgtgtgattatgatgttggatctagtcataagcccctaaaaatcgagatatactttatgttaaatgatactagcatcaattatatttctacataccaagtattccaagaaaaatagctaagtggcttaataacatcttctttgggctaaaaactcatttttggacacaaaatgttaaaaatataaagttaaagggcccaaaatgacatattacgaattctgatgggtgagatcagtcaaaacagtttcaataaagtattttctggaaatatactcttttggaggattaaaaatataaatttcaagcttaatgggctaaaaatgacattttcggcccaatagggcccaatatgcgaaattttccaatttgaggggctgaaactgtgtttttccgtaaaacagtggactactagtgttccaagtccttttcaaaggttaaaaatgcttttcataattaaaaaggaccaaagttgcaaaaattttccaatttgggccaaaagtgtaaaatttgcgaAAATGAAGGTTCCAGccgaaaaagtttcattttgagggactaaaactgtttttcaaaaagctttgagctgaaaaatactttttctacaagttttgatactaaagtgtcaagaataATGACTTAAggactaaaatataaattatttatataaggtccaaaagtgtaaattcatcTAGAAAGAAGGGTCTGAAAAATGTAAAAGATTAATGTCTTAAGCAATGAACCCGACACGATGAAACGCTAATAACTCGACTATCGGCAGATTTCAATACACCtataataccaaaaatcgttattgaacgaattgattcggtctcgaatcaataacaaaagcgaaactactaacactacgacactcaATATACACATGGAACTCTCGGAAACTCTATACACTCGTGGAAATACACTATACGTCGACACTCCGtccttgggcccaaaagtttcaaatcatgcttgtcgggcctagctagcccaacgaCATGacctttaggcccgaaggaaatttACTTAGATGTAGTTGGGTCTAATACGacttaattccgtgtaaaaggactttcaatggcaaatGTGTTGCTGGTCCCCAATGGTCCTTCGGTATTGCTAGCGAAGTCGAGCACTCACTAttgcgagttgggctaagggcccttcgcattttCTAtggccttgaacgacgtagggaaataccgggggcttcgcaccttctttttcccctcggttgtggggctacatgagtccgggggggggggggggggggggggggttgggttATGTGAATAAGTGCAAGTGACGCCcaagggatcgtttgtacggttgtcaactggtcgtttTCTTTAATGTATGTTACAACAATTCATCATCTACTATTAATCCAACGTCTCTGGAGCTCAACGAATACCTCTACTATAACGAAAtaacaacacataaactaattaaagcaaagtgataggaaaacgtcaggttttcctagggtttttaacTAATACACCTACGaactacataccgagttttacaaatcgtacacttacatctatagaaaacaaacaagcatacttacggatcttcacactttttacactaaactattttcagaaaatatcggattttctggtgattttcaaaacaatacaacacattggatttcaaacattacttatgaactcaccaacatttcatatgttgacgtttttcaaaatacttgtattctcaggtaacaggtaatgtgaaggaagaattgtactctatgatgtTTTGCGGTTGTTTAATTAAcaatgaacaatttatttttgggcatgtaatattttggaacaatgtaatggatgtaaacactatcagttgtaatattcaaatgtttggtgatgaatgatgttatgtttcatgtatattcattgcgatggtattcaattgagtcataacagccctcggacgtttccgccgtctggttcgggggtgtgacaataaattAGTAATGTATTATTATGTACATGTTTTTGTGGTTTTATGTACCGAAAATGTATAAAATAATGTGTATTTCATAGGGTTTTTAAGGCATAGGCGACTTGAAACTAGTGCTGCTGATCTGACCCTTTTCAACAAAGTATGCAGTTTAAAGTTCAGTTCATATATCCCGTGTTTGTTTGGGTATAACtaacataattataattttcCCCTGTTTTATAGATTATGGGTTGCTGGAGTTTGTCAATATTTATGTGCACTTAGCTAATTTGTATCAGTGGAACTCATAATAGGCTGAGATTTCATGTAATTATGTATTAGTTTGAATTGTTTAGGGTAGATTTGTTTTTATGTTTATATCAAACAGATTAGACcttaatttttgtttattttcatATATGTTCCACTATTATGATGTCTAGCTGTTTTTCTTGATGTTATTGATCATTGatttcttcttttttttattttataaatgtcAATGCTCCTTTCTTCTGAAGTAGTGGGGTCCAAATATATGTCTAAGTGTACAAATTCAACTTCACATGTATCATCgttataaataattttttgataTGCTATTAAATTTTTAAGggttaatgatatatatatatatatatatatatatatatatatatatatatatatatatatatatatatatatatatatatatgtgtgtgtgtgtgtgtgtttgtatgtgtgtgtctaATAAACTATCTGAAATTTACTCATTCAATCACCAAAGTTCTAATTAGGTTCAATAGAGCCCTAAACATCTAATTTTAAGTTGTTCTTTCTACATTAATGGATGAAATTGTATATACGAATTAATCCTTCAATTCACCAAAGTGGTTGTACTACATGCAATAATATAATATGTGATGTAATTAGTTGTTTGATTTTGTCACAAGAACATCATATTACTAGAGCAGTGGCTTTTAACGATTCTATCTAgtcattttgtatttttttatgaaaaacttcaaTAAAGTCTTTACATATTAGCCTTATAATCGATATAATCGTTATATCTTTTTTTTATGTAATTAAGTCCCAAAAACCGGTAATCGCATTCAATTTAATCTTTTTACGAGGTCAAatggtcatccaactttcaaaagttacattttggacaaattttaaaaattattacAAAATTTATCCGAAACTTACACTTTTCGCCCGTATTTAGATTTTTATTGCAAATTAATTTGTTCCAAAATTTACCATTTcggcccaaattttagaattttgttatgaattaatcataactttagttttttttacaacttttttttttctaaatttttttatCGAATATGCTTTtttaataaaatcatatttatataaaaaaaaaacatattcgcacattaaaattattatattatctatataaaaacattttttaaaaaacgTTATTGTATACGAAATATCTATTTATAAAAATTTAGTGGCATTCTTACCTAGGTTACATCAAGGGAAAAGTCAAAGTGTTATGCGAAGCGTAACCAAATTTTTTAGTCATCCACTTTTAACTAGtgggtgcatagttactttcagtttACACATATATATCAAGTATTTAATTTGTTTAATTGCCTTATGTGCTTATTAAattgtgttcctgatatctattcTAAATGAGATGAGgattttatttgatatatatatatatatatatatatatatatatatatatatatatatatatatatatatatatatatatatattatacttatattattggGTATAAAtggtatagagagagagaggggatatAATGGTGAGAGACCATGCTAGAGAGAAAATAGTGGTGAGATACCATATCAGAGATAATATAATAGTGATAGACCATGCCAGGGATAAAATAATGAAAAGAGACCATGCCCGAGATAAAATAATGGTGAGAGATCATGTCCAACTGAGAGCAGTCATCTACCAGATTATTGATGACGACAACAGATTCTTCCAGAAAGTCCAGTGGAGCACTAGCAGAATCACAATTTTTAGGCGTTAATGTTTGTAGGCGCTAATGAATCATattatccgggagtatggattctGTATTCATTCGAGTATTCTATCCCCCTCTCGGTTTTCTAACTTACATGTATTATTAAGAAATCTCCGAGGCAGTGTTATCTACTCGTTGTTACCGAGCCCTCTAGGATAGCTCCCTTAAGATTATTATTTTAGTGTCGATAAGCGAGAATAACATGAATAGGTAGTCGGGGTTCATCTatttgatgatatatatatatatatatatatatatatatatatatatatatatatatatatatatatatatacacacacacatttaaaacaatataataaaaaatattgtggGTTAGAACTCCTATGTGTTAAACAGGCTCACAAGCCTATCTTaatcagtttatttgtatcatatgTAGCAGTACAAAGATTCGTGAATACTAATATGAAGAGAGATTCAAAGAGATACAAGTTATTAGTATAATAAGATATTATAAGGTCTGTCATTACtacatttatgtttatgttttttgtaTCTTTTATAATatccaaaaaaaattttaaaaaataaaaaaaaaaaatttatttgaaaatatttttacGAGACAAAATTTTTAAATAAACTGTTTTTTTAGATTAAGCATGAATAAAAATGTGTTTTCTGAACGGGAAATTGATACTTTTTTTAGTAAGGATAGGCAGCGTCGTTTAGCCGACCCACTTGACAGACTTAGGTGGACAGCTCGAGATCATGAGAGAACTGCTCCTTGAGTGTGACATGGCAAGCAACTCACACAATCTCTTGTAGATGAGAgagaatcaaaataaaatatttctttCTATTTTTTTACCAATAATTCAGAAAAAACTATTACAAGCAAACAATTCTTAATAATAAAATGAACATTGAGTATTTTAGAGGTGCCCACTGTGATAACTCCCCTGTGAGCAAGCACTCACGTTCATCTCTCTCATGGGGTCCTAAAATAAGAACGTACTCGAATCAGTATGAATCTCACTTAGCACTTTATTGGATTAAAAATGAAGCGACAAGACTCACTTAAGGTTGACAAGCTTTGAAGATATGAATATTCGCAAACGATGAAATGTTTGGATATATGTTTTAGAACAATCTAAATAAAACAATCTAGATATGAATACTCGCAAACGACAAGGTTCAAATATATTGTTTTAGTTATTACGTGTTGTGATTCTTTATTGAGCTGTACTTTATGTTTTTGTTGATTAATATGAGAAGAATAATATACTTCACTTTTAAGTTACGAGTAACATATACTTTACTAAATATATTAGCGTGTTTCCTTCACATTCAATAACCACCACCACTacaatatttttcaatttttacgttaaattaaatttgcatgttTAGGTATATATGAGCTGTATCATGTAAATGACGAGAGAGTTTGACTCTCTCCTTCCTTTGCATCTCTATTAATCGCCGCCTTTGTTTACTTTTATCACCTCCAAACATCTTTGACTCAGTCCACTCCACTCACTATAAAATACCTTCACCCTCGCATCGTCAAATATCAAATCCAACATTTCACTTAAAACCACACACAAATCTTTGTCGCAATGGAGTGTTTTACACATAACAAAACACCTTTGTTCTTTCTTGTGTTGTTAGCCACCTTAACCAACGTAGCCCTCGGCCAAGGCACCCGAGTTGGCTTCTACCGAACCTCCTGCCCAAGGGTTGAAGCCATCGTGCAGTCTGCTGTGGATGCAGCTAATCGGGCCAACCCAGGAGTCCCACCCGGTTTGGTTAGAATGTTCTTTCACGATTGCTTTGTTAATGGCTGTGACGCCTCTATCCTAATTACCGGTCCTGGTAGTGAGAGAACCGCTCCACCCAATTCTCTATTGAGAGGCTTCGAGATTATCGATGCTGCAAAGACCGAGCTCGAAAGGGTTTGTCCTGGGGTCGTCTCCTGTGCTGATATTCTTGCTATCGCTGCCCGTGATTCCGTGCTTCTGGTAATTAACAACTACTCAACTAGCGCAATGTTTATTTGTATTTCAGCGTTTCCAAGTAGAAAACTTGTATTTATTCTGTTTCTTCCGACACTATACAGGCTGGGGGAATTGCGCGTTGGCCAGTGCCATTAGGCCGTAGAGATGGATTGGTTTCACGTGCTGCTGATACTGCAAATCTTCCTGCTTTCAATGACGCCGTTAATGTCCAAATCAGGAAGTTTTCTGAAAAAGGTCTTAACACGCAAGATCTTGTAACTCTTTCTGGTAAGTTGAGCAGAATAAACACTTCAACTATTGGAACACTTACACTAAACAAAGAAAATTAATTACTGATGTGTTTCTTGGTTTTATTGATTTCCAGGAGCACACACCATTGGGACAGCAGCGTGTGCGTTATTCAGCTATAGGCTATACAACTTCAACAACACGAATGGACCGGATCCGTCTATTGACACAACATTTCTTCCCACACTACGAAACTTGTGCCCCAATGGAGGTGATGGTACACGGCGTGTGGCTTTAGATACGGGCAGCGAAAACAGATTTGATAATTCGTACTTTTCAAACTTGAGGAACCGGCGAGGAGTGCTTGAATCTGACCAATTGCTATGGAGCGACCCAACAACACAAAGGTTAGTGCAACGGTTTCTTGGAGTTAGGGGACTCCTTGGATTGACTTTTAACGTTGAGTTTGCAAGATCAATGGTGAGGATGGGTAATATTGAGGTGAAAACTGGGACTCAAGGAGAAATTCGTCGGGTTTGTAGTGCAATTAATTGATCAATGATGGATGTTCATGCGAATTGGAATCGTGATAGGCTTATAAGTTGTTAATACAAGCAATACATGTGTTAGGAGAAAAGTTTTAAAAGAGATAAGAATAAGAAGTAATAAACTGTACTTTTTCGATTGATTACGTCAAGTGTTTAATTAGTTATGATAATATAACACAAAAAGTTGGCAAAGGTAAGGGACCTCATGTTTCATGTTTGAGTCCCACATGCATATGCTATTTAATGTGAGACCACTAATCATTTAATGCAATGACTTTTTCAGAATTTCAAGCAATCATATCTATGAATTTGTATGGAGTCTTAAATTAAACAAAATCTTGACTTTGTATACTTCTGTTTTTGTCCACTAGTTTGTGCATCAAAACCGAGGCTACTTTTCAGTTTCATAACATGTTCGAAGAATACAAAAACTATTAGTAGGTTTATTCGTCACGGTCATAACGAAACATGTTAATTTGGAAACCATAAAATAAATGATAACAcgataaagaaaaataaatatattttgaatGTTTTATCTATCGCGATATATGTTTCAGCATTCAACATTGAGTCTTATCCTGATCCAAAGGCGCGGAAATGCTGCCTTAAAAAGATACCTTCACCGCTTCGACACTAAGAGGGTGCAATGGAATAAAGGGTTATACAATATCCCTATAAATAATAGTTAATACTACGATGACTATAACTAAAACGTGTTCGCCAGCCTTTAATTTTTCAGATTCATGtgtaataatattttaatttttattcttaattgttTAGGTCTCTTAATTTTTAAAAGAATTAGGGACTGTTTGACAGGATTTGAATTTATAAGAGCTGAATTTTTAAGaagtctgaatttttaagatctgaattttcaaATGTCGTTTGGTTGGAACCTCTGAATTACAGTGCTGAattataaaaatgaccattt encodes:
- the LOC111896402 gene encoding peroxidase N1, yielding MECFTHNKTPLFFLVLLATLTNVALGQGTRVGFYRTSCPRVEAIVQSAVDAANRANPGVPPGLVRMFFHDCFVNGCDASILITGPGSERTAPPNSLLRGFEIIDAAKTELERVCPGVVSCADILAIAARDSVLLAGGIARWPVPLGRRDGLVSRAADTANLPAFNDAVNVQIRKFSEKGLNTQDLVTLSGAHTIGTAACALFSYRLYNFNNTNGPDPSIDTTFLPTLRNLCPNGGDGTRRVALDTGSENRFDNSYFSNLRNRRGVLESDQLLWSDPTTQRLVQRFLGVRGLLGLTFNVEFARSMVRMGNIEVKTGTQGEIRRVCSAIN